In one Chitinophaga sancti genomic region, the following are encoded:
- a CDS encoding PA14 domain-containing protein: MILNRVAGSKRLIASMMLAILYMEMVLPAYAIGAPVKNGKYLPLPAHPPIPLTASKRAAVINPVPVINPGGVLNPASAIGARIALNPAAAINAGTAINPSGAFNPASAAARAPFIGGPTQPESQAFHSVNSDDMVDLFSGDFSYTIPLMDVGGYPVAIGYNSGSGMDEDASWVGLGWNLNPGAINRNLRGLPDDFNGTDTVQKVVAIKENKSIGTSIGLSEELIGLPTEKLFGSGVSVGVSAGITYNNYKGYGFEAGISPSINVGSSAMGSLTGGLSLTNSSMDGLSVGASLDYQMTLKKDADNGPLIGSVGLGTGFNSRSGLSQLSLSVGARQYHTATTNNGKSNSYWSNSTHGGGTLMSFAYPSYLPSITLPYTNTNLTYSLKVGGEKKVDATTVSVSGYSSTQEIKPEDQHLALPAYGYLNYQGAGTNNRVLLDFNREKDIAYRETPAVPNIGIPSYTYDVWSVSGEGIGGSFRAYRGEVGHVFDHYNKTKYSALNVGVDLALGDLVHAGADVGLTYAYTETGPWSKDNTMANVTAFSKSHDSYEAAYFRNPSELTVNDKDYYKNLGDDDVIAVKLYQSDNSSSTIQATSTLSKYNNKKSTGDQPVSSRSSGKTVREKRTQVISYLTAEEANSAGFSKFIENYSENVFKASACPVTTITEDLNGDGTGLLGEFYTKTGFQTKLREKTDTSINFANRLQMNVGIKDSIFNTVFSARWTGKVKAPVTGTYTFYTESDDGIRLFLNDSVIIKRWNDHPSKTDSAKVNLIEGEYYDIKIEYYNNQADVVLKLQWAYPSQSRVTIPGKYLYYSPAKDSLAVDNVSHENRVNSFRMKNHISEIDVVNQDGRKYVYGIPVYNLQQKSTTFSVQAKNGNTATGLVKYTAGTENTVNNSSGNDHYFSSELTPAYAHTYLLSAVVSPDYQDLTGNGITADDPGDAIKFNYTRIAGINNPYSWRAPIGENQANYNEGLRTDSRDDKGSYIYGQKELWYLNSIESKDMIATFSISARTDLPAIDENGVRHYGAYGRKLDSIRLYTKAEFMKSNPKPLKVVHFEYSNELCPVTAGGTDGKLTLKKIWFTYNNNQKGKRHPYLFNYNANNPAYNSQSVDRWGNYKSSTQNPGQLNNNDYPYSLQDSAVAAQNAAVWALDSITIPSGGRIKIDYESDDYGYVQNKRAAQMCSIAGFSATEPGENTSLSADLYKTGKDYQYVVINVPKTVSSKAEAYTRYLEGIDKLFFRLYVKMPSDKWGSGYEYIPCYATIDSDNYGYYKNSSKIWVRIKAIDTYGKTDLATSIYSPLAKATISYLRLNLPSKAYPGSEVGDNVTAIDIIKMLASQADNVFNTLLTFDVLARVKGWAKTADVARSYVRLNNPYYKKYGGGLRVKRIKMYDHWDAMTKQRQSIYGQEYQYTTTRTVNGQEEKISSGVASYEPLIGGEENPWRQPIEYTEQVSVLAPVASGYTETPLGEEFFPAASIGYCKVRVRTINAKNIRSVNGFNETCFYTSYDFPTLTDMTLLADGKKRFKPKLANLLRINARHYLAVSQGFKVELNDMSGRVKSQGMYSETNSTSPITYTENYYRVDDQTATAKHLNNTVMAMTAKGVIDTTAVIGKDMEVMMDMREQHSVTTASNIQINGDLFTFAFPPVFLIPMLLSVYHREETLYHSAAVSKVIYRHGILDSVIAIDKGSKVISRNLMYDAETGNVILTSTQNEYGDPIYQFSMPAGWVYDGMSGAYKNINVELEHVYISQGRITSGVEKPTDYFSGGDKILTYSRSKTGGTDCAPQISTFPATAMMYTVDANAQTGGKPDLYFVDDDGQPFSGNDITLKVVQSGRKNMQGVVGSVALLNDPRVRTDKGYSLVLDNTSKVVSASAMEYSDHWKVPDSKKGVLLSNCVTVPNPYTNNDCGPLYGNERILFSEWGGCTGANQSFLFSVPLLIKADSFRSHVSEDYASLWAITVSYTQEPYYWDYCTANTVCIDANGIVSSSAAATTATASVASARKAATITAVVDSVEFTVTNNDVAARIKLNTEDGREVIVDKNTSPVVVRVAAGTAVRGIVTAGANAVVVGLGAIGDCKVPPHGRRNIMVSPTESSAVSIQKLD; encoded by the coding sequence ATGATATTAAATCGTGTTGCAGGAAGCAAGCGCCTGATTGCTTCAATGATGCTTGCTATACTCTACATGGAGATGGTGCTTCCTGCGTATGCTATTGGAGCGCCGGTAAAGAATGGTAAGTATTTACCTTTGCCTGCGCATCCCCCTATACCATTAACTGCAAGCAAACGAGCAGCTGTGATTAATCCGGTACCTGTAATTAACCCGGGAGGTGTACTCAACCCAGCATCGGCAATTGGTGCGAGAATTGCTCTTAATCCTGCTGCTGCGATTAATGCGGGAACTGCCATTAACCCTTCAGGTGCATTCAACCCTGCATCTGCGGCTGCAAGAGCGCCATTTATAGGAGGTCCTACCCAACCGGAAAGTCAGGCATTTCACTCTGTGAACAGTGATGATATGGTTGACCTTTTCAGTGGAGACTTTTCCTATACCATTCCTCTCATGGATGTGGGTGGATATCCTGTAGCCATTGGTTATAACAGTGGTTCAGGTATGGATGAAGATGCCAGCTGGGTAGGTCTTGGATGGAACCTGAACCCGGGAGCTATCAACCGCAACCTGCGTGGTTTACCAGATGATTTTAATGGAACAGACACTGTGCAGAAAGTAGTGGCGATCAAAGAAAACAAATCTATAGGTACAAGTATCGGTCTTTCAGAAGAGCTGATTGGTCTGCCTACAGAAAAACTTTTTGGATCAGGTGTGTCTGTTGGGGTAAGTGCTGGGATCACCTATAATAACTATAAGGGATATGGTTTTGAAGCAGGTATTAGCCCCAGCATCAACGTTGGTTCTTCTGCCATGGGTTCCCTGACCGGGGGGCTTTCACTCACGAATAGCTCTATGGATGGCTTATCTGTAGGTGCATCACTGGATTACCAGATGACGTTGAAGAAAGATGCTGATAATGGTCCGCTGATAGGCAGTGTCGGATTGGGAACGGGTTTCAACTCCCGCTCTGGGTTAAGTCAGCTGTCACTTTCTGTAGGTGCCAGACAATATCATACGGCCACTACGAACAATGGTAAATCAAACTCCTATTGGAGTAATAGTACCCATGGTGGTGGTACATTGATGTCTTTTGCATATCCTTCTTATCTGCCATCCATTACACTGCCTTATACCAATACAAACTTAACCTATAGTCTGAAGGTAGGTGGTGAGAAAAAGGTAGATGCCACCACGGTGTCTGTAAGTGGTTATTCCTCCACACAGGAGATCAAGCCAGAAGATCAGCATCTGGCTTTACCAGCATATGGTTACCTGAACTACCAGGGTGCAGGTACTAATAACAGGGTGCTATTGGACTTCAACCGCGAAAAGGATATTGCTTATCGTGAAACACCGGCAGTTCCCAATATTGGTATCCCATCCTATACCTATGATGTATGGTCTGTTTCAGGAGAAGGTATCGGTGGTAGCTTCCGTGCATATCGTGGTGAAGTAGGGCATGTGTTTGATCATTATAACAAAACAAAATACAGTGCCCTGAATGTGGGCGTAGACCTGGCATTAGGTGACCTGGTGCATGCCGGTGCTGATGTGGGATTGACCTATGCTTATACAGAGACCGGGCCATGGTCAAAGGATAATACTATGGCCAACGTCACTGCGTTTAGTAAGTCACACGATTCTTACGAAGCGGCTTACTTCCGTAACCCGTCTGAGCTGACAGTAAACGATAAAGATTATTACAAGAACCTGGGTGATGATGATGTGATAGCAGTAAAACTTTACCAGTCAGATAATAGTAGTTCTACTATACAGGCAACGAGTACTTTGAGCAAATACAATAATAAGAAGTCTACAGGTGATCAGCCGGTAAGTTCCCGTAGTTCAGGAAAGACCGTACGTGAAAAACGTACACAGGTCATTTCCTATCTGACTGCTGAAGAAGCTAATTCAGCTGGATTCTCAAAGTTTATAGAGAACTATTCAGAGAATGTTTTTAAAGCAAGTGCCTGCCCTGTCACCACTATAACAGAAGATCTGAATGGTGATGGTACAGGGTTGTTGGGTGAGTTCTATACCAAAACAGGATTTCAGACAAAGCTGAGGGAGAAAACAGATACATCCATCAACTTTGCCAACCGCCTGCAGATGAACGTAGGTATCAAAGACAGTATTTTCAATACGGTATTTAGTGCAAGATGGACAGGTAAGGTGAAAGCACCTGTAACCGGTACTTATACCTTCTATACAGAGAGTGATGATGGTATCCGTTTATTCCTGAATGATTCTGTCATCATTAAGCGCTGGAATGATCACCCTTCAAAAACAGACTCTGCAAAGGTGAACCTCATAGAAGGTGAGTATTACGATATAAAAATAGAATATTATAATAACCAGGCTGATGTAGTATTGAAATTGCAATGGGCTTATCCTTCACAGAGCCGCGTTACTATTCCGGGCAAATACCTGTATTATTCACCAGCTAAAGATTCTTTGGCAGTAGACAATGTGTCTCATGAAAACAGGGTGAATAGCTTCCGTATGAAGAATCATATCTCTGAAATAGATGTGGTAAATCAGGACGGGCGTAAGTATGTGTATGGCATTCCTGTTTACAACCTGCAACAGAAAAGTACAACTTTCTCTGTACAGGCCAAGAATGGTAATACTGCCACTGGTTTGGTAAAGTACACAGCTGGTACAGAAAACACTGTGAATAATTCAAGTGGTAATGACCATTACTTTTCCAGTGAACTTACACCGGCTTATGCGCATACCTACCTGTTGTCAGCAGTCGTATCACCGGATTACCAGGATCTGACTGGTAATGGGATCACTGCAGATGACCCCGGAGACGCTATTAAATTTAACTATACACGAATAGCAGGTATCAATAACCCTTATAGCTGGCGTGCACCCATAGGTGAGAACCAGGCTAATTATAACGAAGGCTTGAGAACAGATAGCCGCGATGATAAGGGTAGTTATATCTATGGTCAGAAAGAACTGTGGTACCTGAACTCTATTGAGTCCAAAGACATGATCGCGACCTTCAGTATCAGTGCACGTACTGATCTGCCTGCAATAGATGAAAATGGGGTAAGACATTATGGGGCATATGGCCGTAAGCTGGATTCCATTCGTCTTTATACCAAGGCAGAATTTATGAAGAGCAACCCTAAACCGCTAAAGGTGGTGCACTTTGAATATAGCAATGAATTGTGCCCTGTGACCGCTGGTGGTACCGATGGTAAACTGACATTGAAAAAGATCTGGTTCACCTACAATAATAACCAGAAAGGAAAACGCCATCCATACCTGTTCAATTATAATGCAAACAACCCGGCTTACAACAGCCAAAGCGTAGACAGGTGGGGTAACTATAAATCATCCACACAAAACCCCGGTCAACTGAATAATAACGATTATCCTTATTCCCTGCAGGACTCTGCAGTGGCGGCACAGAATGCAGCAGTTTGGGCGTTGGATTCCATCACCATTCCATCAGGTGGCAGGATCAAGATCGATTATGAAAGCGATGACTATGGTTATGTACAGAACAAGCGTGCTGCGCAGATGTGTAGCATAGCAGGGTTCTCAGCAACTGAACCGGGAGAAAACACTTCGCTGAGTGCAGACCTTTACAAAACGGGTAAAGACTACCAGTATGTCGTGATCAATGTACCAAAGACAGTGAGCAGTAAAGCGGAGGCATATACCCGCTACCTGGAGGGAATAGATAAATTATTCTTCAGGTTATATGTAAAAATGCCTTCAGATAAATGGGGAAGTGGTTATGAATACATCCCTTGTTATGCTACGATAGACTCTGATAATTACGGTTATTATAAGAACAGCAGTAAGATATGGGTACGTATCAAAGCGATCGATACTTATGGCAAAACAGACCTTGCTACCAGCATCTATAGCCCATTGGCAAAGGCAACGATATCTTACCTGCGTTTGAACCTTCCATCCAAAGCTTATCCTGGTTCAGAAGTAGGTGATAATGTGACTGCTATAGACATCATTAAAATGCTGGCGAGTCAGGCAGATAACGTATTTAATACCCTGCTCACCTTCGATGTGCTGGCAAGAGTAAAAGGCTGGGCAAAGACGGCTGATGTGGCAAGGAGTTATGTTCGGTTGAACAATCCATATTATAAAAAGTATGGTGGTGGTCTGCGTGTAAAACGCATCAAAATGTACGACCACTGGGATGCGATGACCAAACAACGTCAATCAATTTACGGACAGGAATATCAATATACCACTACCCGCACGGTGAATGGTCAGGAGGAAAAGATCAGTAGTGGGGTAGCTAGCTATGAACCACTGATAGGTGGGGAAGAAAATCCATGGCGCCAGCCGATAGAATATACTGAACAGGTATCAGTACTGGCACCGGTAGCGAGTGGGTATACGGAAACACCACTGGGTGAAGAATTCTTCCCGGCAGCGTCAATAGGTTATTGCAAAGTGAGGGTGAGAACCATTAATGCAAAGAATATCCGTTCTGTAAATGGATTCAATGAAACCTGTTTTTATACCAGTTACGATTTCCCTACACTGACAGATATGACCCTGCTGGCAGATGGTAAGAAACGCTTTAAACCAAAGCTGGCGAACCTGTTAAGAATTAACGCACGTCATTACCTGGCAGTGAGTCAGGGTTTCAAAGTAGAGTTGAATGACATGAGTGGTCGTGTGAAATCACAAGGTATGTATAGTGAAACGAATTCAACTTCCCCGATTACTTATACAGAGAATTATTATCGTGTAGATGATCAGACAGCAACGGCCAAGCACCTGAATAATACGGTGATGGCGATGACTGCAAAAGGTGTGATAGACACGACCGCAGTGATAGGTAAGGATATGGAGGTGATGATGGATATGCGGGAACAACATTCAGTCACTACTGCGTCCAATATACAGATCAATGGGGATCTGTTCACATTTGCATTCCCTCCCGTGTTCCTCATCCCGATGTTGCTGAGTGTGTATCACAGGGAGGAGACATTGTATCATTCAGCGGCGGTTTCCAAAGTAATATACAGACATGGCATATTGGATAGTGTGATTGCGATAGATAAGGGTAGTAAGGTGATCTCCCGCAACCTGATGTATGATGCAGAGACGGGTAATGTGATCCTTACGAGTACGCAGAATGAATATGGAGATCCTATTTACCAGTTCAGCATGCCGGCAGGCTGGGTGTATGATGGTATGAGTGGAGCATATAAGAATATCAATGTGGAGTTGGAACATGTGTACATCAGTCAGGGTAGGATCACATCTGGTGTGGAAAAACCGACAGATTACTTTAGTGGAGGTGATAAGATCCTCACTTATTCAAGATCAAAAACAGGAGGTACAGATTGTGCACCGCAGATCTCTACGTTTCCTGCAACAGCCATGATGTATACGGTGGATGCGAATGCACAGACGGGTGGTAAGCCAGATCTTTATTTTGTGGATGACGATGGGCAGCCATTCTCAGGAAATGACATCACATTGAAAGTGGTGCAGTCAGGCAGGAAGAATATGCAGGGAGTGGTTGGTTCAGTGGCGTTGTTGAATGATCCAAGAGTGAGGACAGATAAGGGGTATAGTCTGGTGCTGGACAATACATCAAAAGTGGTATCAGCATCAGCGATGGAGTATAGTGATCACTGGAAGGTGCCGGATAGTAAGAAGGGGGTGTTGTTGTCAAATTGTGTGACGGTGCCGAATCCTTATACCAATAATGATTGTGGGCCATTGTATGGGAATGAAAGGATCCTTTTCTCAGAATGGGGAGGGTGTACAGGAGCCAATCAATCATTTTTATTCTCTGTACCACTTCTCATTAAGGCCGATTCATTCCGGTCACATGTAAGTGAGGATTATGCCAGTCTTTGGGCGATCACAGTATCCTATACACAGGAACCTTATTATTGGGATTATTGTACTGCCAATACGGTATGTATAGATGCCAATGGGATAGTATCTTCTTCTGCTGCGGCTACTACAGCTACCGCTTCGGTGGCATCTGCCCGAAAAGCAGCTACTATTACAGCAGTAGTTGATTCAGTAGAGTTTACCGTTACAAATAATGATGTTGCTGCCCGGATCAAACTAAACACAGAGGATGGCAGAGAGGTAATTGTTGATAAAAATACCTCTCCTGTCGTGGTCAGAGTAGCCGCAGGAACGGCAGTTCGGGGTATTGTTACAGCCGGTGCCAATGCTGTCGTCGTCGGGCTTGGTGCTATTGGTGATTGTAAAGTACCACCGCATGGACGAAGAAATATAATGGTGTCACCGACTGAAAGCTCTGCTGTTAGTATTCAAAAATTAGATTAA